From the Streptomyces nigrescens genome, one window contains:
- a CDS encoding SRPBCC family protein — protein MPDWSRRLHRYRFRSVWLLHASPTVVYAVLERAEAYPQWWPQVREVTPLDDRSGTARFRSLLPYDLVVVATERVRDPGAGVLEMAMRGDLAGWARWTVVPGAGGTRAVFEQDVEVCKPLLRRFALLGRPLFLANHALMMRSGRRGLAAWLARG, from the coding sequence ATGCCCGACTGGTCACGCCGACTGCACCGCTACCGCTTCCGGAGCGTGTGGCTGCTCCACGCCTCGCCGACCGTCGTCTACGCCGTCCTCGAACGCGCCGAGGCCTATCCGCAGTGGTGGCCGCAGGTCCGCGAGGTGACCCCGCTCGACGACCGCAGCGGCACCGCCCGGTTCCGCTCCCTGTTGCCGTACGACCTCGTGGTGGTGGCGACCGAGCGCGTACGGGACCCGGGGGCGGGGGTGCTGGAGATGGCGATGCGCGGGGACCTGGCGGGCTGGGCGCGCTGGACGGTGGTGCCCGGCGCCGGCGGCACCCGTGCCGTCTTCGAGCAGGACGTCGAGGTCTGCAAGCCGCTGCTGCGGCGGTTCGCGCTGCTGGGGCGCCCGCTGTTCCTCGCGAACCATGCGCTGATGATGCGGTCCGGGCGGCGCGGTCTTGCGGCCTGGCTGGCCCGCGGATGA
- a CDS encoding DsbA family protein produces MNDATSSPARPVRPVLDVWCELQCPDCHTALGDLRALRERYGDRLDIRLRHFPLPKHPHAYVAAQAAEEAIEQGQGWPYIEAVLARTEELGKRGDKLLLEVAGELGMDSEELDTALIDGRHLLIVDADQAEGKAIGVTGTPTYVIGGERLDGGKSQEGLRARIEEIADRLLAGQG; encoded by the coding sequence ATGAACGACGCCACCTCCTCCCCCGCCCGTCCCGTCCGCCCCGTTCTGGACGTGTGGTGCGAACTGCAGTGCCCGGACTGCCATACCGCCCTGGGGGACCTGCGGGCGCTGCGGGAGCGTTACGGCGACCGGCTGGACATCCGGCTGCGCCACTTCCCCCTGCCGAAGCACCCGCACGCCTATGTCGCCGCGCAGGCCGCCGAGGAGGCCATCGAGCAGGGACAGGGCTGGCCGTACATCGAGGCGGTGCTGGCGCGGACCGAGGAGCTCGGCAAGCGCGGGGACAAGCTGCTGCTGGAGGTCGCCGGCGAGCTGGGGATGGATTCCGAGGAACTGGACACCGCGCTGATCGACGGGCGGCATCTGCTGATCGTCGACGCGGACCAGGCCGAGGGCAAGGCCATCGGGGTGACCGGGACCCCGACGTATGTGATCGGCGGAGAGCGGCTGGACGGCGGCAAGAGCCAGGAAGGGCTGCGTGCCCGTATCGAGGAGATCGCCGACCGGCTGCTGGCCGGACAGGGCTGA
- a CDS encoding GNAT family N-acetyltransferase, protein MTTTLRPAGPEERHDDGHRARPYDVCVNSRRVGGIRLTTDARFGPTAGRIAELTIDEPDRHRGRATVAALAAEEVLRGWGCRQIELTVPAGAEAAGRLAAALGYTERSRMMSKPLTAPPPLPEGSSDRALSEAEYPAWRDAALAEHVRTQTGQGMSRARAEEAAAAGHRALLPEGAETPDQALRVLAHGGADVGSIWVALRMPDQPGGYVVDVRVAPGHRGHGHGRTLMLVAERESLTAGRTSLGLNVYAGNAPALGLYASLGYRPTGYLLWKPIL, encoded by the coding sequence GTGACCACAACGCTGCGCCCCGCGGGACCGGAAGAACGACACGACGACGGGCACCGCGCCCGTCCGTACGACGTCTGTGTCAACAGCCGCCGGGTCGGCGGGATAAGGCTGACGACGGACGCCCGGTTCGGCCCGACGGCCGGCCGGATCGCGGAGCTGACCATCGACGAGCCGGACCGGCACCGGGGCCGCGCCACGGTCGCCGCGCTCGCCGCCGAGGAAGTGCTGCGCGGCTGGGGCTGCCGGCAGATCGAGCTGACCGTCCCGGCCGGCGCCGAGGCCGCCGGGCGGCTCGCGGCGGCGCTGGGGTACACCGAGCGCAGCCGCATGATGAGCAAGCCCCTCACCGCTCCGCCCCCGCTGCCCGAGGGCAGCAGCGACCGCGCGCTGAGCGAGGCGGAGTACCCGGCCTGGCGGGACGCCGCGCTCGCCGAGCATGTCCGTACGCAGACCGGCCAGGGCATGTCCCGGGCACGCGCCGAGGAGGCCGCGGCCGCCGGCCACCGCGCCCTGCTCCCGGAGGGCGCGGAGACGCCCGACCAGGCGCTGCGCGTGCTGGCCCACGGCGGCGCGGACGTCGGCAGCATCTGGGTCGCCCTGCGGATGCCGGACCAGCCCGGCGGCTATGTCGTCGATGTGCGGGTGGCGCCCGGACACCGCGGGCACGGCCACGGCCGGACCCTGATGCTGGTCGCCGAGCGCGAGAGCCTCACCGCGGGCCGTACCAGCCTCGGCCTGAACGTCTACGCGGGCAACGCTCCGGCGCTCGGCCTCTACGCCTCGCTGGGCTACCGGCCCACCGGGTACCTGCTGTGGAAGCCGATCCTCTGA
- a CDS encoding CGNR zinc finger domain-containing protein, whose protein sequence is MIITHDTRCALDAVVDLLNTAPEGEGPGAPDSLTDLAALEEFVQRNDVSDVGALGAGDLAAVRSVRARFARVFAADDDRTAAEQLNALVASAGTTPQLTDHDGYDWHVHYFAPGASVAHHLAADGGMALAFLVVAGERERLRHCEAPDCRHAFVDLSRNRSRRYCDSRTCGNRLHVAAYRARRREAAG, encoded by the coding sequence GTGATCATCACCCATGACACCCGGTGCGCGCTGGACGCGGTCGTCGATCTGCTGAACACCGCCCCGGAGGGCGAAGGGCCCGGAGCGCCGGACAGCCTGACCGATCTCGCGGCCCTCGAAGAGTTCGTCCAGCGCAACGACGTCAGTGACGTGGGCGCGCTCGGTGCGGGCGACCTGGCCGCCGTACGGTCCGTCCGCGCGCGGTTCGCGCGGGTCTTCGCGGCCGACGACGACCGCACCGCGGCCGAACAGCTGAACGCGCTGGTCGCCTCGGCCGGCACCACTCCGCAGCTGACCGACCACGACGGGTACGACTGGCATGTCCACTACTTCGCGCCGGGCGCGTCGGTCGCCCATCATCTGGCCGCGGACGGCGGGATGGCGCTGGCCTTCCTCGTCGTCGCCGGGGAGCGCGAGCGGCTGCGGCACTGCGAGGCACCGGACTGCCGGCATGCCTTCGTCGACCTCTCCCGCAACCGCTCCCGCCGCTACTGCGACAGCCGCACCTGCGGAAACCGGCTGCATGTCGCCGCCTACCGGGCACGGCGGCGGGAGGCCGCGGGCTGA
- a CDS encoding exonuclease domain-containing protein codes for MPCWYDGPLAAFDTETTGIDVERDRIVSAALVVQETPRSAPRITRWLINPGVEIPDAATAVHGLTADHLALHGRWPAPVLEEVARALAAQSVAGRPLVVMNAPFDLTLLERELKRHRASSLTTYLGGHPLRVLDPHVLDKHLDRYRKGRRTLTDLCAHYEVELSDAHEAAADALAALHVVRALGHRFADRLEGLHPAELHTRQAVWYAAQARGLQAWFARSGNPEVVDPHWPLRPELPAAA; via the coding sequence ATGCCGTGCTGGTATGACGGTCCGCTTGCCGCCTTCGACACCGAGACCACCGGGATCGACGTCGAGCGCGATCGCATCGTCTCCGCGGCCCTGGTGGTCCAGGAGACACCGCGCTCCGCGCCCCGGATCACCCGCTGGCTGATCAACCCGGGCGTCGAGATACCCGATGCCGCGACGGCGGTGCACGGCCTGACGGCCGACCATCTCGCGCTGCACGGCCGCTGGCCGGCGCCGGTGCTGGAGGAGGTCGCGCGCGCCCTGGCCGCCCAGTCGGTGGCCGGCCGCCCGCTGGTCGTGATGAACGCCCCGTTCGATCTCACCCTTCTGGAGCGCGAGTTGAAGCGGCATCGCGCCAGCTCGCTGACCACCTACCTGGGGGGCCACCCGCTGCGCGTCCTGGACCCCCACGTCCTCGACAAGCACCTGGACCGCTACCGCAAGGGCCGCCGCACGCTCACCGATCTGTGTGCGCACTACGAGGTCGAGCTGTCCGACGCCCATGAGGCGGCCGCCGACGCGCTCGCCGCACTGCATGTCGTCCGGGCCCTGGGGCACCGTTTCGCCGACCGCCTGGAGGGGCTGCACCCGGCGGAGCTGCACACCCGCCAGGCCGTCTGGTACGCGGCCCAGGCCCGTGGACTGCAGGCGTGGTTCGCCCGCAGCGGCAACCCCGAGGTCGTCGATCCGCACTGGCCGCTGCGTCCCGAACTCCCGGCGGCCGCCTGA
- a CDS encoding DUF4365 domain-containing protein, with protein MTLAQPEPGGLLPQRTTPQRGGLATTACMETLQVGYLHAVAAASGCSLAQPFPDNGIDWHVSHGAPGHTVDDEVTIKVQLKCTYQTAPRPPGPTFAFTLDNDHLVKLARTPVTVHKILVVMLAPRTQEDWLRASHDRLELRHCCYWINLAGHPVTGRRRTTVRIPTARIFDDRALCEIMTRVGAGGRP; from the coding sequence ATGACGCTCGCGCAGCCCGAACCGGGCGGGCTGCTGCCTCAGCGGACCACCCCGCAGCGCGGCGGACTCGCCACCACTGCCTGTATGGAGACCCTCCAGGTCGGCTACCTCCATGCGGTCGCCGCCGCCTCCGGATGCTCGCTGGCGCAGCCCTTCCCGGACAACGGAATCGACTGGCACGTCAGCCATGGCGCGCCCGGCCACACCGTCGACGACGAGGTCACCATCAAGGTGCAGCTCAAGTGCACCTACCAGACCGCCCCGCGCCCGCCGGGGCCGACGTTCGCCTTCACGCTCGACAACGACCACCTGGTGAAGCTGGCCCGTACGCCCGTGACGGTCCACAAGATCCTGGTCGTGATGCTGGCCCCACGGACCCAGGAGGACTGGCTACGGGCCTCCCACGACCGTCTCGAACTGCGGCACTGCTGCTACTGGATCAACCTGGCCGGCCATCCGGTGACCGGCCGGCGCAGGACCACTGTGCGGATCCCCACCGCGCGGATCTTCGACGACCGAGCGCTCTGCGAGATCATGACGCGGGTCGGGGCGGGAGGGAGACCCTGA
- a CDS encoding TIGR02611 family protein, whose amino-acid sequence MNTQSNGGLGTVEGDAAPAEKPLGSRAPHFIKRSRPLHVSWQVGVFVVGLAVVVAGVIMLPLPGPGWLVIFGGMAIWATEFVWAQLVLRWTKHKVTEAAQKALDPKVRRRNIILTTIGVVIIAAALAVYVWKFGLAMPWNVSE is encoded by the coding sequence ATGAATACGCAGAGTAACGGGGGGCTGGGAACGGTGGAGGGGGACGCCGCTCCGGCCGAGAAGCCGCTCGGTTCGAGGGCGCCGCACTTCATCAAGCGCTCCCGGCCGCTCCATGTGAGCTGGCAGGTCGGAGTCTTCGTCGTCGGCCTCGCGGTCGTGGTGGCCGGCGTGATCATGCTGCCGCTGCCGGGGCCGGGCTGGCTGGTGATCTTCGGCGGTATGGCGATCTGGGCGACGGAGTTCGTCTGGGCACAGCTGGTGCTGCGCTGGACCAAGCACAAGGTCACCGAAGCGGCCCAGAAGGCGCTCGACCCCAAGGTGCGGCGACGCAACATCATCCTGACCACCATCGGCGTGGTGATCATTGCGGCGGCGCTCGCGGTCTACGTCTGGAAGTTCGGCCTCGCGATGCCGTGGAACGTCTCCGAGTGA
- a CDS encoding SsgA family sporulation/cell division regulator — protein sequence MNTTVSCELHLRLVVSSESSLPVPAGLRYDTADPYAVHATFHTGAEETVEWVFARDLLAEGLHRPTGTGDVRVWPSRSHGQGVVCIALSSPEGEALLEAPARALESFLKRTDAAVPPGTEHRHFDLDTELSHILAES from the coding sequence ATGAACACCACGGTCAGCTGCGAGCTGCACCTGCGCCTCGTTGTGTCGAGCGAGTCCTCACTGCCTGTACCCGCGGGCCTGCGGTATGACACGGCCGATCCCTATGCCGTGCATGCCACCTTCCATACCGGAGCCGAGGAGACCGTCGAGTGGGTTTTCGCCCGCGACCTCCTCGCCGAGGGCCTGCACCGGCCCACGGGCACCGGAGACGTCCGCGTATGGCCGTCCCGGAGCCACGGACAGGGCGTTGTCTGCATCGCCCTGAGCTCACCGGAAGGCGAAGCCCTGCTCGAGGCGCCCGCGCGGGCTCTCGAGTCGTTCCTCAAAAGGACCGATGCCGCCGTACCGCCCGGTACGGAGCACCGGCATTTCGATCTCGACACCGAGCTCTCCCACATCCTCGCGGAGAGCTGA